A region of Salvia splendens isolate huo1 chromosome 17, SspV2, whole genome shotgun sequence DNA encodes the following proteins:
- the LOC121774668 gene encoding nucleoside diphosphate kinase 1: MEQTFIMIKPDGVQRGLVGEIIGRFEKKGFTLKGLKLLTVDRAFAEKHYADLSAKPFFNGLVEYIVSGPVVAMVWEGKNVVATGRKIIGATNPAESAPGTIRGDYAIDIGRNVIHGSDAVESGRKEIALWFPEGIAEWRSSLHSWIYE, translated from the exons ATGGAGCAGACCTTTATTATGATCAAGCCCGATGGCGTCCAAAGGGGCCTG GTTGGTGAGATTATTGGCAGGTTTGAGAAGAAGGGTTTCACTTTGAAAG GGTTGAAGCTTTTGACCGTTGATCGTGCTTTTGCTGAGAAGCACTATGCCGATTTATCTGCAAAGCCCTTCTTCAATGGCCTCGTTGAGTACATTGTCTCGGGCCCTGTTGTTGCCATGGTGTGGGAGGGCAAGAATGTCGTAGCCACCGGGAGAAAGATCATCGGTGCCACCAACCCTGCTGAGTCTGCCCCTGGCACTATCCGCGGTGATTACGCCATTGATATTGGCAG GAATGTGATCCATGGCAGTGATGCTGTGGAGAGTGGAAGGAAGGAGATTGCTCTATGGTTTCCGGAGGGGATCGCGGAATGGAGGAGCAGCCTTCACTCTTGGATCTACGAATAG
- the LOC121774807 gene encoding ELMO domain-containing protein A-like isoform X2 has protein sequence MRNCKQNQGSAAWLGRGLSCVCAQRRDFEDQLSFELTPAQEECLHRLQNRIDIGYDSSIPEHQEALKALWHAAFPGEQLYGLISEQWKEMGWQGKDPSTDFRGGGFISLENLLYFGRNFPKSFQDLLQKKEGDRAMWEYPFAVAGVNITFMLIQMLDFEAVKPRTLVGATFLKLLTENESAFDLLYCITFKLMDHIWLDMHASYMDFNTVMKATRHQLERELLQEDIVRLEDLPSYSLLSR, from the exons GATCTGCTGCCTGGTTAGGGAGAGGCCTTTCATGTGTCTGTGCTCAAAGAAGAGATTTTGAAGATCAACTATCGTTTGAGTTGACGCCTGCACAG GAAGAATGTCTACACAGGCTACAGAACCGCATTGATATTGGTTATGATAGTTCTATTCCCGAGCATCAG GAAGCTCTAAAGGCATTGTGGCATGCGGCCTTTCCCGGGGAGCAACTATACGGTTTAATATCAGAACAGTGGAAAGAAATGGGTTGGCAGGGGAAAGATCCATCAACAGATTTTAG GGGTGGTGGTTTCAtatcattggaaaatttgttaTACTTTGGAAGGAACTTTCCG AAATCTTTTCAGGATCTTCTTCAGAAGAAAGAGGGTGACCGGGCAATGTGGGAATACCCCTTTGCCGTAGCAGGTGTCAACATCACATTCATGCTTATTCAGATGCTTGACTTTGAAGCAG TAAAGCCCAGAACACTTGTGGGAGCAACCTTCTTGAAGTTGCTTACAG AGAACGAATCAGCTTTCGACCTTCTGTATTGTATAACGTTCAAGCTAATGGATCATATATGGCTTGACATGCATGCTTCTTACATGGATTTCAAT ACTGTGATGAAAGCTACTCGCCATCAGCTGGAGAGGGAGCTTCTCCAGGAAGACATTGTACGCCTTGAGGACCTGCCCTCTTATAGCCTTCTTAGTCGGTAA
- the LOC121774806 gene encoding LOW QUALITY PROTEIN: pentatricopeptide repeat-containing protein At1g11290, chloroplastic-like (The sequence of the model RefSeq protein was modified relative to this genomic sequence to represent the inferred CDS: inserted 1 base in 1 codon), which translates to MSSQLLPRTAPPXSPFLSPRVYIPPHVYRHPAAILLELCTSLKELHQFLPLIIKNGLYNEHFFQTKLVSLFSKFGSMDDAAKVFDPIESKVDPLYHTLLKGYAHQSNLDGAFKLFARMRHDAVEPVVYNYTSLLKACADGFNSRRGKEIHAQLVLSGLSANLYAMTSLMNLYAKCGAVQDAYKVFDRMPARDLVCWNTVIACFAQNGMPRRALDLVAAMQEERHKLDLVTVVSVLPAVADLGDLRIGRSIHGYVFRHGLDSYVNVATALLHMYAKCGDIGIARTIFDSMSSRTVVSWNSMIDAYAQNGDSEEALHLFQKMQDVGLKPSNVTVMGALHACADLGDIKRGQSVHELAKQLELDSDVSVTNSLISMYCKCRRADLAAELFGKLRGKTLVSWNAMIFGYAQNGFTMEAISLFGAMQEQNVRRDSFTLVSVIIAVAELSLVRQAKWIHGVVIRACLDKDVYVMTALVDMYAKCGAIHTARKVFDMLGERHVTTWNAMIDGYGTHGFGKEAVQLFDEMCRGDIPPNDITFLCVISACSHSGLVEEGRRYFSIMKKRYGLEPAMDHYGAMVDLLGRAGKLDEAWGFIQTMPVEPGINVYGAMLGACKIHKNVDLGEEAADKLFELEPSDGGYHVLLANMYAIAAMWEKVAKVRSLMQKKGIQKTPGCSSVDLRNEVHAFYSGSTSHPQSEKIYAYLSKLLERIKAAGYTPDTSSIHDVEDDVQEQLLNTHSEMLAISFALMNTRAGTTIHIRKNLRVCGDCHNATMFISLVTKREIIVRDMHRFHHFKNGTCSCGGYW; encoded by the exons ATGAGCTCGCAGCTACTGCCGCGCACAGCGCCGC CGTCTCCATTCCTTTCACCAAGGGTCTACATCCCTCCGCATGTTTACAGACACCCAGCCGCCATCCTCCTAGAGCTCTGCACTTCCCTGAAAGAGCTCCACCAATTCCTCCCCCTCATCATAAAAAACGGCCTCTACAACGAGCACTTCTTCCAAACCAAGCTCGTCAGCCTCTTCTCCAAATTCGGGAGCATGGACGACGCCGCCAAAGTGTTCGACCCCATCGAATCAAAGGTCGACCCCCTCTACCACACCCTCCTCAAAGGCTACGCGCACCAATCCAATCTCGATGGCGCTTTCAAGCTCTTCGCTCGGATGAGGCACGACGCCGTCGAGCCTGTTGTATATAATTACACCTCTCTGCTCAAAGCCTGCGCGGATGGTTTCAATTCCAGAAGGGGAAAGGAGATTCACGCGCAGCTGGTGTTGAGCGGATTGTCCGCGAATTTGTACGCCATGACTAGTTTGATGAACCTCTACGCCAAATGCGGTGCGGTTCAGGATGCGTATAAGGTGTTCGATAGAATGCCTGCGAGGGATTTGGTGTGCTGGAACACTGTGATTGCTTGTTTTGCGCAGAATGGGATGCCGAGAAGGGCGTTGGATTTAGTGGCTGCGATGCAGGAGGAAAGGCATAAGCTTGATTTGGTCACTGTGGTATCGGTTTTGCCAGCCGTTGCTGATCTTGGGGATTTGAGGATTGGGAGATCGATTCACGGTTATGTTTTTCGACATGGGCTGGATTCGTATGTGAATGTTGCTACTGCCTTGTTGCACATGTATGCCAAATGTGGAGATATTGGGATTGCTCGGACCATCTTTGATTCGATGAGTTCAAGAACCGTTGTGTCGTGGAACTCCATGATCGATGCTTATGCTCAAAATGGGGATTCAGAGGAGGCGTTGCATCTTTTCCAAAAGATGCAAGATGTGGGATTGAAGCCTAGTAATGTTACTGTTATGGGAGCTCTGCACGCGTGTGCGGATTTGGGTGATATCAAGCGCGGTCAGTCTGTCCACGAGCTGGCTAAGCAGTTGGAGCTCGATTCTGATGTCTCTGTTACGAATTCTCTGATTTCAATGTATTGCAAGTGCAGGAGAGCTGATCTAGCTGCTGAATTGTTCGGTAAACTTAGAGGGAAAACGCTAGTTTCATGGAATGCAATGATATTTGGGTATGCGCAGAATGGCTTCACAATGGAAGCCATCAGCCTCTTTGGAGCAATGCAGGAACAGAACGTGAGGCGTGATTCGTTCACATTGGTGAGTGTCATCATTGCTGTGGCCGAGCTGTCGTTGGTGAGGCAGGCGAAGTGGATCCATGGAGTGGTGATAAGGGCATGCTTGGACAAGGATGTTTACGTGATGACTGCTCTTGTTGACATGTATGCCAAGTGTGGAGCTATTCACACAGCAAGAAAGGTGTTCGATATGCTGGGGGAGAGGCATGTCACGACGTGGAACGCCATGATAGATGGATATGGAACCCATGGTTTCGGTAAGGAGGCAGTGCAGCTGTTCGACGAGATGTGTAGAGGGGACATACCGCCGAACGACATAACATTCTTGTGTGTGATCTCAGCTTGCAGCCACTCAGGCCTTGTAGAGGAAGGCCGCCGCTATTTCAGCATCATGAAGAAGAGGTATGGCCTAGAGCCGGCAATGGATCACTATGGAGCCATGGTGGACCTTCTTGGTCGAGCTGGCAAGCTCGACGAAGCTTGGGGCTTCATCCAGACGATGCCAGTTGAGCCTGGGATCAATGTCTATGGGGCCATGTTGGGAGCTTGCAAAATCCACAAGAACGTCGATttgggagaagaagctgctgatAAACTCTTTGAGTTGGAGCCTAGCGATGGTGGATATCACGTTCTTCTCGCGAATATGTACGCGATTGCAGCAATGTGGGAGAAGGTGGCGAAGGTGAGAAGCTTGATGCAGAAGAAAGGGATCCAGAAAACTCCAGGGTGCAGCTCGGTAGATCTGAGGAACGAGGTGCACGCGTTCTATTCAGGCAGCACGAGCCACCCTCAGTCGGAGAAGATCTACGCGTACCTGAGCAAGCTTTTGGAGAGGATCAAGGCAGCGGGGTACACGCCAGACACCAGCTCGATCCATGATGTGGAAGACGACGTGCAGGAGCAGCTTCTGAACACGCACAGCGAGATGCTAGCCATCTCATTTGCGCTGATGAATACGAGGGCTGGCACCACCATCCACATCCGGAAGAATCTGAGGGTGTGTGGAGACTGCCACAATGCGACCATGTTTATATCTCTGGTCACAAAAAGAGAGATCATTGTGAGGGATATGCATAGGTTTCACCATTTCAAGAATGGGACATGCTCTTGTGGAGGATACTGGTGA